One window of Vibrio sinaloensis genomic DNA carries:
- a CDS encoding DUF1538 domain-containing protein, translating to MGAVIALMKALLGSLRDLVPIIVVIAFFQLVVLQEPLPNLVSILLGLVLVIFGLTFFIFGLEMGLFPIGESMAQAFARKGSVFWLLVFAFCLGFGTTVAEPALTAVASEAAEVAAEGGMIANTSESMEGYADGLRYTVALSVGMAILLGVLRILKGWPIQYMIIGGYVGVVVLTMFAPQSIIGVAYDSGGVTTSTITVPLVTALGVGLASAIKGRNPMIDGFGLIAFASLLPMMFVMVYGMVVA from the coding sequence GTGGGAGCAGTTATCGCGCTGATGAAAGCGCTATTGGGAAGCTTAAGAGATCTAGTTCCTATTATTGTGGTGATCGCCTTTTTCCAGTTAGTGGTTTTGCAAGAGCCACTGCCCAACCTAGTTTCAATTCTGCTCGGGTTAGTGTTAGTCATTTTTGGCTTAACTTTCTTCATTTTTGGCCTAGAAATGGGGCTGTTTCCCATCGGAGAAAGTATGGCCCAAGCCTTTGCTCGCAAAGGTAGCGTGTTTTGGCTTTTAGTGTTCGCATTCTGTTTGGGTTTTGGTACCACAGTGGCAGAGCCTGCTCTGACGGCCGTTGCCTCAGAGGCCGCTGAAGTCGCGGCGGAAGGGGGGATGATCGCCAACACCTCAGAATCTATGGAGGGTTACGCTGATGGACTACGTTATACCGTCGCTTTGTCTGTTGGCATGGCGATTTTGCTTGGGGTATTACGCATACTCAAAGGTTGGCCGATTCAATATATGATCATTGGCGGTTATGTTGGGGTAGTGGTGCTCACTATGTTTGCGCCGCAGAGCATTATCGGTGTGGCGTATGACTCTGGAGGCGTAACAACGTCAACCATTACAGTACCTCTAGTCACGGCGTTAGGCGTTGGGTTGGCGTCGGCGATTAAAGGGCGAAACCCTATGATTGACGGGTTCGGACTTATCGCCTTTGCTTCTTTGTTGCCTATGATGTTTGTGATGGTTTATGGCATGGTGGTGGCATGA
- a CDS encoding DUF1538 domain-containing protein — MIDWAHFVDTFIGTITDVLPIATIIFGFQFAVLRRPVTNLPKVILGFFYVILGLSLFLIGLDLALFPLGETMATQLTAPDFITEFRLSLSGAFTWMDYYWVYLFAFFIGFSTTIAEPSLIAVAIKANQVSGGSISVNGLRIAVALGVAIGISLGSYRIVVGDPIHYYIIVGYIIVVVQTFYAPKLIIPLAYDSGGVTTSTVTVPLVAALGLGLASTVPGRNPMIDGFGLIAFASLFPMISVMGYAQITQWLNKETEREDEENAL, encoded by the coding sequence ATGATCGATTGGGCCCATTTTGTCGATACCTTTATTGGCACCATTACCGATGTGTTGCCGATTGCGACGATCATCTTTGGCTTTCAGTTTGCCGTGCTTCGCCGTCCAGTGACGAATCTACCCAAAGTCATTTTGGGCTTCTTCTATGTCATTCTTGGCTTATCTCTGTTTCTTATCGGTCTCGATTTGGCGCTGTTTCCTTTAGGGGAAACGATGGCCACTCAACTCACCGCGCCTGATTTTATCACCGAATTTCGCCTGTCACTCAGTGGTGCATTCACTTGGATGGATTATTACTGGGTGTATCTGTTTGCCTTCTTTATTGGGTTTAGCACCACGATTGCAGAGCCTTCGCTTATTGCAGTGGCGATTAAAGCCAATCAAGTCTCCGGGGGCAGTATCAGCGTCAACGGCTTACGAATTGCCGTGGCTCTTGGCGTGGCGATAGGCATCTCATTGGGTAGCTATCGGATTGTAGTCGGCGACCCAATTCACTATTACATTATCGTGGGTTACATCATTGTGGTGGTGCAAACCTTTTACGCACCGAAACTGATTATTCCGTTGGCTTACGACTCTGGCGGGGTGACGACATCCACGGTAACAGTACCGCTGGTGGCGGCTTTAGGGTTGGGCCTGGCATCGACAGTGCCGGGAAGAAATCCAATGATCGATGGCTTCGGCTTGATCGCATTTGCCAGTCTGTTTCCGATGATATCGGTCATGGGCTATGCACAAATAACTCAGTGGCTCAATAAAGAGACTGAGCGGGAGGATGAAGAAAATGCGCTTTAA
- a CDS encoding P-II family nitrogen regulator: MRFKLLLAFVEDSKTDVVLDAARKAGATGATVINNARGEGLNQKRTFFGLTLDVQKDVLLFVVEEHLSRHILETINDVGEFDQESGQGIAIQIDIEDAVGVAHQVEKLTKVVEDEL; this comes from the coding sequence ATGCGCTTTAAATTACTATTGGCTTTTGTCGAAGATAGTAAAACTGACGTGGTGCTAGATGCCGCTCGAAAAGCAGGGGCTACTGGAGCCACAGTGATTAACAATGCTCGCGGTGAAGGTTTAAACCAAAAGCGGACCTTTTTTGGACTGACACTCGATGTGCAAAAAGATGTGCTGCTGTTTGTGGTTGAAGAGCACTTATCTCGGCATATTTTAGAAACTATCAATGATGTCGGCGAGTTTGACCAAGAGTCAGGCCAAGGCATTGCCATTCAGATCGATATTGAAGATGCCGTGGGGGTGGCTCATCAAGTCGAGAAGCTAACCAAAGTCGTAGAGGACGAGTTATGA
- a CDS encoding CBS domain-containing protein gives MSEHIKVRVRDVMTSNYVVIDGLTTVKEGIQLAKSHQVKALVVDKRNNDDEYGLVLMNDIAKKVLAKNRSPERTNIYEIMTKPALSVSPEMNVKYCARLFERFGISRAPVIDDGKIVGMVSYNNIVINGMIRDE, from the coding sequence ATGAGTGAACACATTAAAGTGCGAGTGCGCGATGTAATGACTAGCAACTACGTTGTGATTGATGGGTTGACCACAGTAAAAGAGGGTATCCAGCTCGCCAAGAGCCACCAAGTTAAAGCTCTGGTGGTCGATAAGCGTAACAACGATGATGAATACGGCTTGGTGTTAATGAATGATATTGCTAAAAAAGTGCTGGCAAAAAATCGCTCTCCAGAGCGAACCAATATCTACGAGATCATGACCAAACCTGCGCTATCGGTGTCACCTGAAATGAATGTGAAGTATTGTGCGCGCCTATTTGAGCGCTTTGGTATCAGCCGAGCGCCAGTGATTGATGATGGCAAGATTGTCGGCATGGTGAGCTACAACAATATCGTGATCAACGGTATGATTCGAGATGAATAG
- the yfcE gene encoding phosphodiesterase: MKLFFASDLHGCLPATEAMLSQYRQSGAEHLILLGDILNHGPRNPVPEGYNPQAVSERLNQYAQDIIAVRGNCDSEVDQMLLSFPMMMDYAWVLLEGGRRLFLTHGHIYNSNNRPPLRSGDVIAHGHTHIPVAQWQQQQIIFNPGSVTFPRDGFTASYGLLEQGRLQVITFEGEVLAQTEL, encoded by the coding sequence GTGAAATTGTTTTTTGCCTCCGACCTACATGGCTGTTTGCCTGCCACTGAAGCTATGCTCAGCCAATATCGCCAATCAGGCGCTGAGCATTTGATTTTGCTAGGGGATATACTCAATCACGGGCCACGTAACCCCGTCCCGGAAGGGTATAACCCTCAAGCTGTGAGTGAGCGATTGAATCAATATGCTCAGGATATTATTGCTGTTAGAGGTAACTGCGACAGTGAAGTCGACCAGATGCTACTCAGCTTTCCTATGATGATGGACTACGCTTGGGTGCTTCTAGAAGGCGGCCGACGCCTTTTTCTCACTCATGGTCATATCTACAATAGCAACAACAGACCTCCACTGCGCTCGGGAGACGTGATCGCTCATGGCCACACTCATATTCCAGTGGCGCAGTGGCAACAACAGCAGATCATTTTTAATCCAGGTTCGGTGACCTTCCCGCGCGATGGCTTTACCGCCAGCTACGGCTTACTTGAGCAAGGGCGTTTGCAAGTCATCACTTTTGAAGGCGAGGTGTTGGCCCAAACTGAGCTTTAA
- a CDS encoding SelT/SelW/SelH family protein, protein MNKAKIDIYYCRQCNWMLRSTWLCQELLHTFSEEIDTVSLHPDTGGRFEIWCNDRQIWERKQDGGFPEAKVLKQRVRDLIDPERDLGHSDSK, encoded by the coding sequence ATGAACAAAGCCAAAATCGATATTTATTACTGTCGCCAATGCAACTGGATGTTGAGATCAACATGGCTATGCCAAGAGTTGCTGCACACGTTTAGTGAAGAGATAGACACCGTCTCGCTTCATCCTGATACCGGTGGTCGTTTTGAAATCTGGTGTAATGACAGACAAATTTGGGAACGCAAACAAGATGGCGGCTTCCCTGAAGCCAAAGTGTTAAAACAGCGCGTACGCGACCTGATAGATCCAGAGCGCGATCTCGGCCACTCGGATAGCAAATAG